One genomic segment of Tursiops truncatus isolate mTurTru1 chromosome 4, mTurTru1.mat.Y, whole genome shotgun sequence includes these proteins:
- the DVL3 gene encoding segment polarity protein dishevelled homolog DVL-3 isoform X2, with amino-acid sequence MGETKIIYHLDGQETPYLVKLPLPAERVTLADFKGVLQRPSYKFFFKSMDDDFGVVKEEISDDNAKLPCFNGRVVSWLVSAEGSHPEPAPFCADNPSELPPPMERTGGIGDSRPPSFHPHAGGGSQENLDNDTETDSLVSAQRERPRRRDGPEHTTRLNGTAKGERRREPGGYDSSSTLMSSELETTSFFDSDEDDSTSRFSSSTEQSSASRLMRRHKRRRRKQKVSRIERSSSFSSITDSTMSLNIITVTLNMEKYNFLGISIVGQSNERGDGGIYIGSIMKGGAVAADGRIEPGDMLLQVNEINFENMSNDDAVRVLREIVHKPGPITLTVAKCWDPSPRGCFTLPRSEPIRPIDPAAWVSHTAAMTGTFPAYGMSPSLSTITSTSSSITSSIPDTERLDDFHLSIHSDMAAIVKAMASPESGLEVRDRMWLKITIPNAFIGSDVVDWLYHNVEGFTDRREARKYASNLLKAGFIRHTVNKITFSEQCYYIFGDLCGNMANLSLHDHDGSSGASDQDTLAPLPHPGAAPWPMAFPYQYPPPPHPYNPHPGFPELGYSYGGGSASSQHSEGSRSSGSNRSGSDRRKEKDPKTGDSKSGGSGSESDHTTRSSLRGARERAPSERSGPAASEHSHRSHHSLASSLRSHHTHPSYGPPGVPPLYGPPMLMMPPPPAAMGPPGAPPGRDLASVPPELTASRQSFRMAMGNPSEFFVDVM; translated from the exons ATGGGCGAGACCAAGATCATCTACCACCTGGACGGGCAGGAGACGCCGTACCTGGTGAAGCTGCCCCTGCCCGCCGAGCGCGTCACCTTGGCGGACTTTAAGGGCGTTCTGCAGCGACCCAGCTATAAGTTCTTCTTCAAGTCTATGGACGACGATTTCGG AGTGGTGAAGGAGGAGATCTCGGACGACAATGCCAAGCTGCCCTGCTTCAATGGCCGGGTGGTGTCCTGG CTGGTGTCGGCTGAGGGCTCACACCCAGAGCCAGCTCCCTTCTGTGCTGACAACCCATCGGAACTGCCACCGCCCATGGAGCGCACAGGAGGCATTGGGGACTCCCGGCCCCCATCCTTCCA CCCTCATGCTGGTGGGGGCAGCCAGGAGAACCTGGACAATGACACAGAGACTGACTCCTTGGTGTCTGCCCAGCGAGAGCGGCCACGACGGAGGGATGGCCCAGAGCACA CAACCCGGCTAAATGGAACTGCAAAGGGGGAGCGGCGGCGAGAGCCAGGGGGGTATGACAGCTCATCCACCCTTATGAGCAGCGAGTTGGAAACCACCAGCTTCTTTGATTCAGATGAGGATGACTCCACCAGCAG GTTCAGCAGCTCCACAGAGCAGAGCAGCGCCTCACGCCTGATGAGAAGACACAAGCGGCGGCGGCGGAAGCAGAAGGTTTCGCGGATTGAGAGG TCCTCATCCTTCAGCAGCATCACGGACTCCACCATGTCACTCAACATCATCACGGTCACTCTCAACATGG AAAAGTATAACTTCTTGGGTATCTCCATTGTGGGCCAAAGCAACGAGCGTGGTGACGGAGGCATCTACATTGGCTCTATCATGAAGGGGGGGGCCGTGGCTGCTGATGGACGCATCGAGCCAGGAGATATGCTGTTACAG GTAAACGAGATCAACTTTGAGAACATGAGTAATGACGACGCGGTCCGGGTACTGCGGGAGATCGTGCACAAACCAGG GCCCATCACCTTGACTGTAGCCAAGTGCTGGGACCCAAGTCCACGTGGGTGCTTCACACTGCCCAGGA GCGAGCCCATCCGGCCCATTGACCCCGCGGCCTGGGTCTCCCACACTGCAGCCATGACCGGCACCTTCCCTGCCTACGGCATGAGCCCCTCCCTGagcaccatcacctccaccagcTCCTCCATCACCAGCTCCATCCCTGACACAGAGC GCCTAGACGACTTCCACCTGTCCATCCACAGTGACATGGCCGCCATCGTAAAAGCCATGGCCTCCCCTGAATCTGGGCTGGAGGTCCGTGACAGGATGTGGCTCAAGATTACCATCCCCAATGCTTTCATCG GCTCGGATGTGGTGGACTGGCTGTACCACAACGTGGAAGGCTTCACTGACCGGCGAGAGGCCCGCAAATACGCCAGCAACCTGCTGAAGGCCGGCTTCATCCGCCACACTGTCAACAAGATCACCTTCTCTGAGCAGTGCTATTACATCTTCGGCGACCTCTGTGGCA acATGGCCAACCTCTCCCTCCACGATCATGATGGCTCCAGCGGCGCCTCCGACCAGGACACGCTGGCCCCTCTGCCGCACCCGGGGGCTGCCCCTTGGCCCATGGCTTTCCCGTACCAGTACCCGCCGCCCCCGCACCCCTACAACCCGCACCCAGGCTTCCCCGAGCTGGGGTACAGCTATGGCGGGGGCAGCGCCAGCAGTCAGCACAGTGAAG GCAGCCGGAGCAGTGGCTCCAACCGTAGCGGCAGCGACCGGCGGAAGGAGAAGGACCCGAAGACCGGGGACTCGAAGTCGGGCGGCAGCGGCAGCGAGTCGGACCACACGACCCGCAGCAGCCTGCGGGGGGCGCGGGAGCGGGCGCCCAGCGAGCGCTCGGGTCCTGCCGCCAGCGAGCACAGCCACCGCAGCCACCACTCGCTGGCCAGCAGCCTGCGCAGCCATCATACGCACCCGAGCTACGGCCCCCCCGGGGTGCCCCCTCTCTACGGCCCCCCCATGCTGATGATGCCCCCACCGCCTGCGGCCATGGGGCCCCCGGGAGCCCCTCCGGGCCGCGACCTGGCCTCCGTGCCCCCTGAACTGACCGCCAGCAGACAGTCCTTCCGCATGGCCATGGGAAACCCCAGTGAGTTCTTTGTGGATGTGATGTGA
- the DVL3 gene encoding segment polarity protein dishevelled homolog DVL-3 isoform X1, translating into MGETKIIYHLDGQETPYLVKLPLPAERVTLADFKGVLQRPSYKFFFKSMDDDFGVVKEEISDDNAKLPCFNGRVVSWLVSAEGSHPEPAPFCADNPSELPPPMERTGGIGDSRPPSFHPHAGGGSQENLDNDTETDSLVSAQRERPRRRDGPEHTTRLNGTAKGERRREPGGYDSSSTLMSSELETTSFFDSDEDDSTSRFSSSTEQSSASRLMRRHKRRRRKQKVSRIERSSSFSSITDSTMSLNIITVTLNMEKYNFLGISIVGQSNERGDGGIYIGSIMKGGAVAADGRIEPGDMLLQVNEINFENMSNDDAVRVLREIVHKPGPITLTVAKCWDPSPRGCFTLPRSEPIRPIDPAAWVSHTAAMTGTFPAYGMSPSLSTITSTSSSITSSIPDTERLDDFHLSIHSDMAAIVKAMASPESGLEVRDRMWLKITIPNAFIGSDVVDWLYHNVEGFTDRREARKYASNLLKAGFIRHTVNKITFSEQCYYIFGDLCGNMANLSLHDHDGSSGASDQDTLAPLPHPGAAPWPMAFPYQYPPPPHPYNPHPGFPELGYSYGGGSASSQHSEGSRSSGSNRSGSDRRKEKDPKTGDSKSGGSGSESDHTTRSSLRGARERAPSERSGPAASEHSHRSHHSLASSLRSHHTHPSYGPPGVPPLYGPPMLMMPPPPAAMGPPGAPPGRDLASVPPELTASRQSFRMAMGNPTKNFGLFDFL; encoded by the exons ATGGGCGAGACCAAGATCATCTACCACCTGGACGGGCAGGAGACGCCGTACCTGGTGAAGCTGCCCCTGCCCGCCGAGCGCGTCACCTTGGCGGACTTTAAGGGCGTTCTGCAGCGACCCAGCTATAAGTTCTTCTTCAAGTCTATGGACGACGATTTCGG AGTGGTGAAGGAGGAGATCTCGGACGACAATGCCAAGCTGCCCTGCTTCAATGGCCGGGTGGTGTCCTGG CTGGTGTCGGCTGAGGGCTCACACCCAGAGCCAGCTCCCTTCTGTGCTGACAACCCATCGGAACTGCCACCGCCCATGGAGCGCACAGGAGGCATTGGGGACTCCCGGCCCCCATCCTTCCA CCCTCATGCTGGTGGGGGCAGCCAGGAGAACCTGGACAATGACACAGAGACTGACTCCTTGGTGTCTGCCCAGCGAGAGCGGCCACGACGGAGGGATGGCCCAGAGCACA CAACCCGGCTAAATGGAACTGCAAAGGGGGAGCGGCGGCGAGAGCCAGGGGGGTATGACAGCTCATCCACCCTTATGAGCAGCGAGTTGGAAACCACCAGCTTCTTTGATTCAGATGAGGATGACTCCACCAGCAG GTTCAGCAGCTCCACAGAGCAGAGCAGCGCCTCACGCCTGATGAGAAGACACAAGCGGCGGCGGCGGAAGCAGAAGGTTTCGCGGATTGAGAGG TCCTCATCCTTCAGCAGCATCACGGACTCCACCATGTCACTCAACATCATCACGGTCACTCTCAACATGG AAAAGTATAACTTCTTGGGTATCTCCATTGTGGGCCAAAGCAACGAGCGTGGTGACGGAGGCATCTACATTGGCTCTATCATGAAGGGGGGGGCCGTGGCTGCTGATGGACGCATCGAGCCAGGAGATATGCTGTTACAG GTAAACGAGATCAACTTTGAGAACATGAGTAATGACGACGCGGTCCGGGTACTGCGGGAGATCGTGCACAAACCAGG GCCCATCACCTTGACTGTAGCCAAGTGCTGGGACCCAAGTCCACGTGGGTGCTTCACACTGCCCAGGA GCGAGCCCATCCGGCCCATTGACCCCGCGGCCTGGGTCTCCCACACTGCAGCCATGACCGGCACCTTCCCTGCCTACGGCATGAGCCCCTCCCTGagcaccatcacctccaccagcTCCTCCATCACCAGCTCCATCCCTGACACAGAGC GCCTAGACGACTTCCACCTGTCCATCCACAGTGACATGGCCGCCATCGTAAAAGCCATGGCCTCCCCTGAATCTGGGCTGGAGGTCCGTGACAGGATGTGGCTCAAGATTACCATCCCCAATGCTTTCATCG GCTCGGATGTGGTGGACTGGCTGTACCACAACGTGGAAGGCTTCACTGACCGGCGAGAGGCCCGCAAATACGCCAGCAACCTGCTGAAGGCCGGCTTCATCCGCCACACTGTCAACAAGATCACCTTCTCTGAGCAGTGCTATTACATCTTCGGCGACCTCTGTGGCA acATGGCCAACCTCTCCCTCCACGATCATGATGGCTCCAGCGGCGCCTCCGACCAGGACACGCTGGCCCCTCTGCCGCACCCGGGGGCTGCCCCTTGGCCCATGGCTTTCCCGTACCAGTACCCGCCGCCCCCGCACCCCTACAACCCGCACCCAGGCTTCCCCGAGCTGGGGTACAGCTATGGCGGGGGCAGCGCCAGCAGTCAGCACAGTGAAG GCAGCCGGAGCAGTGGCTCCAACCGTAGCGGCAGCGACCGGCGGAAGGAGAAGGACCCGAAGACCGGGGACTCGAAGTCGGGCGGCAGCGGCAGCGAGTCGGACCACACGACCCGCAGCAGCCTGCGGGGGGCGCGGGAGCGGGCGCCCAGCGAGCGCTCGGGTCCTGCCGCCAGCGAGCACAGCCACCGCAGCCACCACTCGCTGGCCAGCAGCCTGCGCAGCCATCATACGCACCCGAGCTACGGCCCCCCCGGGGTGCCCCCTCTCTACGGCCCCCCCATGCTGATGATGCCCCCACCGCCTGCGGCCATGGGGCCCCCGGGAGCCCCTCCGGGCCGCGACCTGGCCTCCGTGCCCCCTGAACTGACCGCCAGCAGACAGTCCTTCCGCATGGCCATGGGAAACCCCA CCAAGAATTTCGGGCTGTTTGACTTTCTGTGA
- the EIF2B5 gene encoding translation initiation factor eIF2B subunit epsilon: MAASVVVPPDVVAGRPNKRSGSGPAGGGSGGGGGGAARGAEEEQPPPLQAVLVADSFNRRFFPISKDQPRVLLPLANVALIDYTLEFLTATGVQETFVFCCWKAAQIKEHLLKSKWCRPTSLNVVRIITSELYRSLGDILRDVDAKALVRSDFLLVYGDVISNINITRALEEHRLRRKLEKNVSVMTMIFKESSPSHPTRCHEDNVVVAVDSATNRVLHFQKTQGLRRFSFPLSLFQGSGDGVEIRYDLLDCHISICSPQVAQLFTDNFDYQTRDDFVRGLLVNEEILGNQIHMHVTTKEYGARVSNLHMYAAICADVIRRWVYPLTPEANFTDSTTQSCTHSRHNIYRGPEVSLGHGSILEENVLLGSGTVIGSNCSITNSVIGPGCHIGDNVVLDEAFLWQGVRVAAGAQIRQSVLCDNAEVKEKVILKPRCVLTSQVVVGPDITLPEGSVISLHPPDAEDDEDDGQFSDDSGADQEKEKVKLKGYNPAEVGVAGQGYLWKTADMNMEEEEELRQNLWGLKINMEEESETESERSMDSEELDSRAGSPQMDDIKVFQNEVLGTLQRGKEENISCDNLVLEINSLKYAYNISLKEVMQVLSHVVLEFPLQHMDSPLDPNRYCALLIPLLKTWSPVFRNYIKRAADHLEALAAIEDFFLEHEALSTSMAKVLMAFYQLEILAEETILSWFSQMDTTDKGRQLRKNQQLQRFIQWLKEAEEESSEDD; encoded by the exons ATGGCGGCCTCTGTGGTGGTGCCGCCTGATGTGGTGGCCGGTCGGCCCAACAAGCGCAGCGGCAGCGGGCCGGCAGGCggtggcagcggcggcggcggcggtggagCAGCCAGAGGGGCGGAGGAGGAACAGCCGCCGCCCCTACAAGCAGTTCTGGTGGCCGACAGCTTCAACCGCCGCTTCTTCCCCATCTCCAAGGACCAGCCTCGG GTCCTCTTGCCCCTGGCCAATGTGGCGCTAATTGACTACACTCTGGAATTTCTGACTGCCACAGGTGTACAGGAAACCTTTGTCTTTTGTTGCTGGAAGGCTGCCCAAATCAAGGAACATTTATT GAAATCCAAGTGGTGCCGCCCTACATCCCTCAACGTGGTTCGAATAATTACATCAGAGCTATATAGATCACTGGGGGATATTCTCCGTGATGTTGATGCTAAGGCCTTGGTGCGCTCTGACTTCCTTCTGGTGTATGGGGATGTCATCTCAAACATCAATATTACCAGAGCCCTGGAAGAACACAG GTTAAGGCggaagctggaaaaaaatgtgtctgTGATGACGATGATCTTCAAGGAGTCATCCCCCAGCCACCCAACTCGTTGCCATGAGGACAATGTGGTAGTGGCTGTGGATAGTGCCACAAACCGGGTGCTCCATTTCCAGAAGACCCAAGGCCTCCGacgtttttcttttcctctg AGCTTGTTCCAGGGCAGTGGAGATGGAGTGGAGATTCGCTATGATTTACTTGATTGTCATATCAGCATCTGCTCTCCTCAG GTGGCTCAACTCTTTACAGACAACTTCGACTACCAAACTCGAGATGACTTTGTGCGAGGCCTGTTAGTAAATGAGGAG ATCTTAGGAAACCAGATCCACATGCATGTGACAACTAAGGAATATGGTGCCCGGGTCTCCAACCTACACATGTATGCTGCTATCTGCGCTGATGTCATCCGCCGATGGGTCTACCCTCTCACCCCAGAGGCGAACTTCACTGACAGCACAACCCAAAGCTGCACTCACTCCCGACACAACATCTACCGAGGGCCTGAGGTCAGCCTGGGTCATGGCAGCATACTGGAGGAAAATGTGCTCCTGGGCTCTGGCACTGTCATTGGCAGCAATTGCTCCATCACCAACAGTGTCATTGGCCCCGGCTGTCACATTG GTGATAATGTGGTGCTGGACGAGGCCTTCCTATGGCAGGGCGTCCGAGTGGCTGCTGGAGCACAGATCCGTCAGTCTGTGCTCTGTGACAATGCTGAGGTCAAGGAAAAAGTTATCCTGAAGCCACGCTGTGTCCTCACTTCCCAG GTGGTGGTAGGCCCAGATATCACGCTGCCTGAGGGCTCGGTGATCTCTTTGCACCCTCCCGATGCAGaagatgatgaggatgatggtCAGTTCAGTGATGATTCTGGGGCTgaccaagaaaaggagaaagtgaaGCTGAAAG GTTACAATCCAGCAGAAGTCGGAGTTGCAGGCCAGGGCTACCTCTGGAAAACAGCAGACATGAacatggaggaagaggaggaactaCGGCAGAATCTGTGGG GACTCAAAATCAACATGGAAGAAGAGAGCGAAACTGAAAGTGAGCGAAGTATGGATTCTGAAGAGCTAGATAGCCGGGCAGGCTCCCCACAGATGGATGACATCAAAG TGTTCCAGAATGAAGTCCTGGGAACTCTACAGCGGGGCAAGGAGGAGAACATTTCTTGTGACAATCTAGTCCTAGAGATCAACTCTCTCAA GTACGCCTACAACATAAGCCTGAAGGAGGTGATGCAGGTGCtgagccatgtggtcctggagtTCCCCCTGCAACACATGGATTCCCCACTTGACCCAAACCGCTACTGTGCCCTGCTGATTCCC TTGCTCAAGACCTGGAGCCCTGTTTTTAGGAACTACATAAAGCGTGCAGCTGATCATTTGGAAGCATTGGCAGCCATTGAGGACTTCTTCCTGGAGCATGAAGCCCTTAGTACTTCCATGGCCAAG GTACTGATGGCTTTCTACCAGCTGGAGATCCTGGCTGAGGAAACAATCCTGAGCTGGTTCAGCCAAATGGATACAACTGACAAGGGCCGGCAGTTGCGCAAGAACCAGCAG CTGCAGAGGTTCATCCAGTGGCtaaaagaggcagaagaggagTCATCTGAAGATGACTGA
- the DVL3 gene encoding segment polarity protein dishevelled homolog DVL-3 isoform X3, whose product MERTGGIGDSRPPSFHPHAGGGSQENLDNDTETDSLVSAQRERPRRRDGPEHTTRLNGTAKGERRREPGGYDSSSTLMSSELETTSFFDSDEDDSTSRFSSSTEQSSASRLMRRHKRRRRKQKVSRIERSSSFSSITDSTMSLNIITVTLNMEKYNFLGISIVGQSNERGDGGIYIGSIMKGGAVAADGRIEPGDMLLQVNEINFENMSNDDAVRVLREIVHKPGPITLTVAKCWDPSPRGCFTLPRSEPIRPIDPAAWVSHTAAMTGTFPAYGMSPSLSTITSTSSSITSSIPDTERLDDFHLSIHSDMAAIVKAMASPESGLEVRDRMWLKITIPNAFIGSDVVDWLYHNVEGFTDRREARKYASNLLKAGFIRHTVNKITFSEQCYYIFGDLCGNMANLSLHDHDGSSGASDQDTLAPLPHPGAAPWPMAFPYQYPPPPHPYNPHPGFPELGYSYGGGSASSQHSEGSRSSGSNRSGSDRRKEKDPKTGDSKSGGSGSESDHTTRSSLRGARERAPSERSGPAASEHSHRSHHSLASSLRSHHTHPSYGPPGVPPLYGPPMLMMPPPPAAMGPPGAPPGRDLASVPPELTASRQSFRMAMGNPTKNFGLFDFL is encoded by the exons ATGGAGCGCACAGGAGGCATTGGGGACTCCCGGCCCCCATCCTTCCA CCCTCATGCTGGTGGGGGCAGCCAGGAGAACCTGGACAATGACACAGAGACTGACTCCTTGGTGTCTGCCCAGCGAGAGCGGCCACGACGGAGGGATGGCCCAGAGCACA CAACCCGGCTAAATGGAACTGCAAAGGGGGAGCGGCGGCGAGAGCCAGGGGGGTATGACAGCTCATCCACCCTTATGAGCAGCGAGTTGGAAACCACCAGCTTCTTTGATTCAGATGAGGATGACTCCACCAGCAG GTTCAGCAGCTCCACAGAGCAGAGCAGCGCCTCACGCCTGATGAGAAGACACAAGCGGCGGCGGCGGAAGCAGAAGGTTTCGCGGATTGAGAGG TCCTCATCCTTCAGCAGCATCACGGACTCCACCATGTCACTCAACATCATCACGGTCACTCTCAACATGG AAAAGTATAACTTCTTGGGTATCTCCATTGTGGGCCAAAGCAACGAGCGTGGTGACGGAGGCATCTACATTGGCTCTATCATGAAGGGGGGGGCCGTGGCTGCTGATGGACGCATCGAGCCAGGAGATATGCTGTTACAG GTAAACGAGATCAACTTTGAGAACATGAGTAATGACGACGCGGTCCGGGTACTGCGGGAGATCGTGCACAAACCAGG GCCCATCACCTTGACTGTAGCCAAGTGCTGGGACCCAAGTCCACGTGGGTGCTTCACACTGCCCAGGA GCGAGCCCATCCGGCCCATTGACCCCGCGGCCTGGGTCTCCCACACTGCAGCCATGACCGGCACCTTCCCTGCCTACGGCATGAGCCCCTCCCTGagcaccatcacctccaccagcTCCTCCATCACCAGCTCCATCCCTGACACAGAGC GCCTAGACGACTTCCACCTGTCCATCCACAGTGACATGGCCGCCATCGTAAAAGCCATGGCCTCCCCTGAATCTGGGCTGGAGGTCCGTGACAGGATGTGGCTCAAGATTACCATCCCCAATGCTTTCATCG GCTCGGATGTGGTGGACTGGCTGTACCACAACGTGGAAGGCTTCACTGACCGGCGAGAGGCCCGCAAATACGCCAGCAACCTGCTGAAGGCCGGCTTCATCCGCCACACTGTCAACAAGATCACCTTCTCTGAGCAGTGCTATTACATCTTCGGCGACCTCTGTGGCA acATGGCCAACCTCTCCCTCCACGATCATGATGGCTCCAGCGGCGCCTCCGACCAGGACACGCTGGCCCCTCTGCCGCACCCGGGGGCTGCCCCTTGGCCCATGGCTTTCCCGTACCAGTACCCGCCGCCCCCGCACCCCTACAACCCGCACCCAGGCTTCCCCGAGCTGGGGTACAGCTATGGCGGGGGCAGCGCCAGCAGTCAGCACAGTGAAG GCAGCCGGAGCAGTGGCTCCAACCGTAGCGGCAGCGACCGGCGGAAGGAGAAGGACCCGAAGACCGGGGACTCGAAGTCGGGCGGCAGCGGCAGCGAGTCGGACCACACGACCCGCAGCAGCCTGCGGGGGGCGCGGGAGCGGGCGCCCAGCGAGCGCTCGGGTCCTGCCGCCAGCGAGCACAGCCACCGCAGCCACCACTCGCTGGCCAGCAGCCTGCGCAGCCATCATACGCACCCGAGCTACGGCCCCCCCGGGGTGCCCCCTCTCTACGGCCCCCCCATGCTGATGATGCCCCCACCGCCTGCGGCCATGGGGCCCCCGGGAGCCCCTCCGGGCCGCGACCTGGCCTCCGTGCCCCCTGAACTGACCGCCAGCAGACAGTCCTTCCGCATGGCCATGGGAAACCCCA CCAAGAATTTCGGGCTGTTTGACTTTCTGTGA